ATCCCATTCTAGACCCTAGGAAACCCTAGGGCTGTGACAATAGTTTTTTgtatgagaataatttttttgataggggaaacatttttgttgtttcttaaaatttaaatattttgaagtcaattatttaaaaataatttttagaactaGTTCACTAAATGTGTTTTTGCGAGTCTATTTGATTATGAAGCCAGAAGATAGTTTTTACAATGAATACTAGATGggcttattttaaaaataatgactATACCCCTAGAATAACATAAGTCGTACTAAAGAGTTGCATAAAAGTATGAGTcgtttcttttgttaaaataagaaaagcttaatttttttgtacatttttcatttctagcTTTTCATGGTCGTTTGTTCTTAAGAACTTGTTATTGTTAAGCACAAAAATCTAACTGCAAAACACCTTAGTTTTCTATTAGGTAAAAAGGTAAAAGAGCAGTTAAAAAGATTGATGCAAAATGGAGCCTTACTCTCTAAATGACCTTGTATTGACGCCTCTTATGTGAATTCAGGAAGCATATACTTGAGGTATATGAacatgatttttcaataatggAGGAGTGTAAAACTCTTCAATTTGTCTAatggagggttgtgttaggtagtcAAACAGCCAGCGTAGAATTCGATCAGATAAtgtgaattctagacaaatgaaAAATCTCTAGGATGTAATCCTTCATAGGTGACACATTGGATTGTCTAAATTTAGTGAAAATGATTTAGTCCAGCATTCATGTCTGGATGTAGTGTTAAATCTGCAAGGGTTCTTGTATTTTCATGGATAGATGTgagtaaagaagttagtcccgGATCATAGATTAAGGAATGAATCCTGGAACATCAGGATTCAGGACATTGACAGGAAAACCTATGGAAAAGGTGAATGTGGTGATTAGGAGAGAAATTGGTATTATCTGCCTCTTAAGAGAGAGGATGGTTCAGAGAGAAGGCTAAAATGTGTGACAATCTGGATAGACTCTGGTTGGTATTCAGGGAAGGATTGGGTTAAGAATGGAGTAGGGAGTATTATGGATAAAGACCTAAGGGATGGAGTAATGTATGTGAAAAGAATAGTAGAGAGGATTATTATAGTTGTAGGAGGAGAGACCATGAATATTGTTAGTACATGTGCATCACAAGTTAGGTTAGTAGAGGATATAAAgacaaaattttggaaatatttaGCGGGATTGGTACAAAACATACCTAGAGGAGAGAAGATAATTATAGGAGGCGGCTTAGATGGGTAGGTGGGTAGAGAATGGAATGGGTACAGAGATGTATGTGGAGGTTATGGATTTGGAAAAATAAGTGATGAGGGTGAAGCTATTCTGGATTTTCCTACAAAATATGACACTTATCATAGTCACACTAGGTTTAAGAAATGGGGATAAATACatgatcacatataaaaatggaTTAAAATAGACTACTTTCTTATAAGACTAGAGTATTGTTTATAAGTATTCTACTAATGTTTGATTGCTCaagacagattgtagtaattgACATCCATATAACAAAAATGGAGGGaaaaaaatgatgtaaaatGAATTCCAAGAATCTGAAGGTGAAATTTTAAAGgtgaaaaatgaattattttcaaGGGAAAAGTGTGCTGTAGAGGGGATTGTCTTGTAGAAAGAGAAGCAGACCAAATGTGAATTGAAATTGCTATTGTTATTCAAAAAGAGTGTCAAAGGGAAACGTCCCAAATCAAAAAGAGTTTTGGTATGGAATGAGAGGTACAAGAAGAAAACCAAAACTAAGTGAGCTTTCTACAAGACTTTACATGAATGATGTATTGATGAAGAAAACTTAAAGAAGTATGGCTGGccaaaaagaagtaaaaaaaaaaaaaaaaagcagttagtgaagcaaagtcaaaaacttatgaaaatttataacaACTGATACAAAAGATGtggttagatatatatatatatatatatagactagCTAAAgcaataaaaaggaaaataagggatTCAAGCCAGGTGACatgcaaaaaaatgaaacagAAAAATACTAGCAAATGAGGGGGAAACCAAGGGgaaatggaaggagtatttTGCAAAGTTAATCAATGAAGATGGAAAAACAAGTATTATGTTGGAGCATCTTCTTAACTCTAaagtagggttggcaatggttcggtttggtttcggtttttgccaaaaccataactaaaccaaacttaaactcctaaaaccaaaaccaaaccattacccatttggttttaaaaatttaaaaccataaccaaaccattcggtttcggttcggtttcgatttaaccatggtttttttagtttaatccataccaacaaacaaaggcaaatagcattcataaaattgtttgataatttcacaacaaacaaagataaattctaataaaattaccttagtcttgcataaagttacaaaacttcttggatataaaatctcatctccaaacctacaattgttaagaagtaaaaacaagtataaaagaaaaactacctaaaatcaagcataaacaagtaaaaaaaatatggccaaaaaatagaaaaactaccTAAATTTAGCTATCAatcgagagaatcaaagaaCTAAAAAAGATAAACCATACCAagtaaaaatacctaaaatagAGGCAGCAAGCAAGGGCGTGCGATGCTGACTGGCTGAGCCCTCGAGCTAGAGTGGGGGAGAGGGCGAGAGCTGAGAGGTAGAGGGTGAGAGAGGGCGAGAATCGAGAggcagagggcgagcgagagcgagaggcCGGAAGGCAaacgagggcgagcgagagcaagagagggcTAGCGAGGGTGaacaagagcaagagagaggtaGAGAACGATGGTGAGCGAGGGCAAGATGGGTCGAGAGCAAGAGAGGGCCAGCGATGGCGAgcgagagaaatagagaggcaCAGAGCGAGGGCAAACGCTAGCAgacgagaaagagagatgaggcagagagcgagggcaagcGCGTGCGGACAAGCAAGAGAAAGGAGGCAACGAGGGTGAGAGGttgagggcgagcgagagcaagaggggccgagccaAACCccagcgagagcaagagagatccagtaagggcgagcaagagcaagagagatgcagaaaGCGAGGGAGAAGCGCGCGCACGAGCAAAAGAAAGGAGGTAGAGAgtgagaggcagcgagggtgagagagagcgagagccaGATCGAGAGAGGAAtgagaagagaaagggagagaagggGAGAAAGATTTGCAGGCAAGGCAAGTGGGTTGGGCTGGGGTGGGTTgggttgtatttgtatataatatatatattatatatacatattatacatattatattatatatataatatattcggttcggtttgattaggttacccaccattcggttcggtttcggttcgggttttggtttggttttagtgaaaaccataaccaaaccatacccattgaaacagtgttcggtttttccccaaaccaaaccattacccagtcaaacggtttttGACCGCGTTGatcggtttggtttcggttcggtttccCACGGTTTCAGTTACAATTGCCATCCCTTCTCTAAAGGAGATAGGAATTACATCTTCAATAGATGTATATGTCCAAACAAAGTAATGGAAGCATTGAAAAAAGATGAATAATAAAGCAATTGGACCAGGTGATATTCCGATATAAATATGGAAATGCATGGGGGAAGAGGAATTTTTTTGGCTAATGACATTATTTAAtatgatccttaaatcaaaacgGATGTTGGACTAGTGGAGGTAAGAGTACTTTAGTGCctatttacaagaataaaggagattcaaagttgtgaaaattatagagagCTCAAGCTAGTAAGCCATGCCATGGAACTTTGAGAGATGGTGATTGAGGGAAGATTAAGAAAAACCAAGGTGTATGAAACCAATTTGATGGAATGTGTATGTAGGTCTTGTACAAGGGCAGAAAATTAAAGCTATTGACAGAAATGATGGGATTGGCTGAATTGGTTGAGGCTTTTCACGAGGTTGTTGCATCTGCATTGCTATCTAACATTGTTAACCAAATCCCATAAAAGTGGTTCTTTAAGAAGTGACTCCAGTTTTCTCACCCATCTGTGTTTGATATCCGATAGAAGCCCTGGAGAATGATGTCCATGTTTTCAGGCTTATTTTCATTGAGAATTCTAAGTGTCAACAGCTCTCAAACACAGATGTATTATACTCTGGTTTGCTAACATAGCAACACTAAGTTTTTTGGGGGTTGCTGCATTTTGTAGGCTCctcttttataatttaatcttaCTTGGGCAAAAAATCAAAGATATTTGATACGACTCCTGGGCTAGACTGAATTTGGTTTAGGTTTTCCATGAGGTTGTTAAGCCTGCGTTCTGTAGAGTGTTACAGAATCCCATAGGCGTGGTTCTTTAAGACATGACTAGTTTTCTCCTACAATGGTTCTCAATATCCTATAGAAACCATAGGAAATGATGACTATTTTTAATGCGAATTCCAAGTGTCATCAACTCTCATATACTAAGTAAATGATAACTTTTATGTAACACTATTCACATAAGTAGATGTAGTCTTGATAGAAgtgtattttgattttctttgtgcGTCATTAATCCCTGATTTCTGGATATAGTAATTTTAGGGTTTGCTGCTCAGTTTTTTTATGCTCCTcactttttcataatttaatattttcccaCGGTTATTAgctattttgtttttggttataTGTTTTGCTATTATGTTTTCCATGTATGCATTTTCTGTAACCTGCATGTTCTACCTGATTGTGCGTTACTAATGAGGGGCCTAAAAATTGTGTACTGAACTGTTTTTGCTACTTGCAGCACCTGGAAAATGCAAGGAAACAGAGGAAATGGGGATCCTTTTTTTGGGTTTGGTGACCCTTTTGCTGGCTTTGGCGGGTTTAGTGGCTTTGCAGGTCCAAGGAGTTTGTTGCCTGGCTTCTTTGGAGGGAGGGACCCTTTCGATGATCCTTTCTTCACACGCCCATTTGGAGGCGTGTTTGAGTCTGGCTTCTTTGGTCCTGCCGGGAATCCTTTTCCTGATTTACATGCCCCTCAAATTCTTGGCCATCAAGTCTCCCAGCCTAATAGACCCAGTCGACCAATAATTGAAGAATTAAACTCGGATGATGAAAGGGAACAAGAAGATAACGAGAAGAAAGATAAACCCAGAAAGCATGGTAGATCAAACAAAGAGCCTTATGTTGAGGAACCAGAGGATGAAGCTGAAGGTTGTCATATTTCTCTGATAATTACATGAACAAGAAGCACCCCCCGGCTCAGGGGGGACCAGAAAAAGCCTTTTGTTTTCCCCCTTCATTGGCCCTAATATTTGTTTCCACTGTTTGTACTTCTTGTTTTTACTGTTGCCAGCATGAGGTGGTTAATGTCATGGTCTTGCAGGGAGAAAGCGCAAGCAAATGCAGTACATGAATGATTTGAGCAGAGTGAAGACTACCCATTCACGTCCCCAAACTCACAGTTTCACATTTCAGAGTTCCTCCGTCACGTATGGCAGTGCAAATGGAGCATATTATACCTCATCTAGAGCGAGGAGGACTGGAAGTGATGGAGTTAGTATTTTGATCCTTTTCCAAGTCAAACTTTTGTTCCCTTTTGTGATTTCTTATGTTGTGTTTGATTGGATTTTCAGCTGACAATTGATGAAAGCAGAGAAGCTAATACAGCCAGTGGTCGAGCTTCTCATCAAGTTTCTAGGGGCATCCATGATAAGGTAACTGAAAAACATGTCATGTCCTTGAATTGTGAAGTTTCTTTTTTCAGTTGTTATATCTTTGTTCAgttattatttacaattatgCATTAGGATAGTTAGGTGTAGTGGAGTGGTGGAAGTGGAAGTGATAACTGCTGTAACCGCCACAAATAATTGTTggttagctttatatataaagctgtAACCCCACAGTGCCCTGATATGAATGAATTGTCAAGAAGTTATTAAAGTCTCTTATTTTCCCCTATTGTTCTCTCGGCTTCTCCCTACTTTCTGTTATCATCTCCCTCAAATTCTGTTtgtttctccctcaattccaattctatcttcaaagaaaacattagtAAGGACTAGGTTCTTGATAAAACACAATCTGTTGAATTTTTGTACTGTTTGCTAATTAGCCATTCCACATGTATTTTGTACTGTTTCATGTCTGGACAATGGCAAAAGTGAAATGTTTTTGTTATGCTTTAGGGTCATACAGTTGCCAGGAAGCTGAATTCTGATGGTAGAGTGGGTACAATGCAGACCTTGCACAACCTTAATGAAGGTATATGCTTGCATCCAGACTTGCAGCTGCAAGTGCTTTTCAGTttgatgttttcaatttttttttttttaaatgttttggCATCAGAGGAGCTAGCTGGTTTTGAAGAAGCTTGGAAAGGAAAAGCTAGAAAGCACTTACCAGCCTGGAGTGAAGGTTTCAATGTGCATGATGGTAAGACTAAGAATGCCTTTCTGATTTGGCTACACATTTATATGCTTTTGAATTGATGTTTTGGCCTCTAGTGGCATGTATCCTTAAGATCTTGTTTATTCAGATTTTTAGTCTGCGTGCATATTGTTTTCCTGGCAAGTTCTTATGATGTGCAAGCTGTCTACTTCATTTGGATGATTCATGCTGAGATTCTATAGGGAGAGAATCAAATTGTGTTATTTACAATCATTGAGACACCATAAAGTAGCCTTTTTCTGGGGTTTATCACAGTCTCTCTCACATGATGATTCTAACTTTCCTATGATAAGTTTCTTCCTGAATTAAGATTGCAGCTTGATGAAGTAATGGTAACTTCCTAATAGAGAGCAGCGAATCCAACTAATTAGCATCTGAAAAATATTCTGCTGCCCCTCCCTCATGTTCATGGAATGCATGTCATATTTCTAGTTCTGTCCAACATGTATGGGTCGTTGCTTATGCTGTTTGCATCTTCAATGGCAAGGGTTTTTGTGAGCCGAGGAATtactatcatttttttttttccttgcatTTGATTTAAACCTTTACTTTTGCtgctttattttatatataaaaaaggaCCTGTAGTCTGGCGTTTTCAACAGTGAGCTCAAACCTCTATTTTGCCAACCAGTGGCTATTGGATAAAATTGTGTTCTTCGCCCAACCTTCTTGGCCCAATCCATTCCACTTGACTTGCAGAATAGGGGATTTCacttttggtaaaaaaaaaaaaaaaagggaggaaATTCGTAATATTGAGGTAATTagaaatttcaataaaaaaattattgcaaTAAACACAGATGCTCAGCATGTTggaggaaatgaatattgtttTGGTTTATGCATCCTTTTCTGTATGCATATTAGCCCCTTTGTTTTTGTTCTGACGTGATTCCTTTAATAGGTCCAGTGGCTACACACACAGGATCAAACTCTTAACAATAAAGTATTATATGAAACAAACTTGGTCGAAGCTTCACCCTTAAATGGTTtgaatttaagttattttgagttGCATTTTTTAACATTGATAGGATGAATGTTGTGTGACATTAGCTTCTTGGTGCTGTTATAGTTGGGAAATTTTTTGGTGGGCTTCTGTATTTATTATCCAACGTCATGTCCATAATCCTGGGCTTTGTGGACTCTTGTTGATTGCAACTGTATAATGTAATTTGTTTATTTCAGTTTCTGGATCAAGTGGTCAAAACGGGCAGGCAAGCAGGAGTAATTTGGCACTCCCTTCAACTGAGTTGGGGGGCGTGAGATCTGGTGTAGGCGAAACCGGCCCGTCATATTCAAAGCTTTTAGAGAAAATGAAAGCAGACGCTGGTGAGAGGATGGGCTCTTCTGGTGCGAGAGCTAGGAGGCGTTGAGTAGGTGCTCTCCTTGCTGCATCTCTCCTCCCCCCTCCTTGGTTCAATGCACAGCATGTTGGTCTTGTCTAGAGCTTGCTACCATCTTGTTCCTGCTTCTGCATCCATTAGTAGGCTATGCTTAAACTGAGAAGGGCACGTTAGATGTAGTAGCATATGCTTCTTTTTTGCAAGTTATattgggttgtgtattgatgATATCTTTAATATAGGTATGTCCTTGGGTTGGGGGAACACCCTTTTAACATCTTTCCTGTCGGTGATTCAGCCAAACCATGTTAAACTGTGAACATGTACGCATATCAATAATTCCTTCATCGTTGGTTGACTCATTGAACGATCCGTGTCTTTGAGCTTTCCAGGGGACActtgtgattttgatttttttataaatatcttatgtgatttatattttagtatttgcactttatgtttttgttttttcaattaattcCTGCGTTATCTGACAGTAGGAACTAGTTTTTCAGCCATCCCTTTTCTCTTTGGACTCTATTTGACTGTCCTTCACCATGTCTCACTTTCTTCATTGCCTCTGCGAAGGAACCGCCATTCACAATGAATGGAATGtgatgaatatccatccttatGGGAGGATTTGCGGGATTTGAATggttttgtttaaataatttattatcgtGAATCCTTCTCTCGTTCTGGATGCATCGAAATTAAAAcgttaaaaacaaaaaacttttAATTTCCAGTATTTTCGTGGTAACCCAGCCAAAGAAATCTTCGCCATCGTCTTCATGGATgtcaaaagaattgttcatgTCACGCGGGCTTTGGGCGACGATGGGGTCCCGTATTTCCATCAAAGCGGAGCGGGAGATTTTGGTATTTCAGAGAGGAAGTTGCCCGCAGAGATTGATTTGCATGGGTAAGTAGAAACTATGAAGTAAGAGacgaaaatttatttgatttgcaTTGCATGGTCACTCACTCATCAAGTACTTGGGAGATTGCACACGTGTTCGCAGTTTAGAAGTTTGGGGATCATGAGATTAATTGTCCGTGGTCACTCCTCCCGAGCAGGTCTATTTTAGGACCCATAACCCAACCTCCCTCCATTCTCATGAACGGCTCTGTTTATTTTCAATCCTATTGCCTGGTTTGCCCGCTTGATCCAGAACCTGAAGATGCTAGTTGGGTAAGCACTCGGTCAATCCCCACAACGACACCACACCCTTGTGTTACGGACACTATTAGAAATATGACCTGCATGGATTTCATGAATATCTTGTAGATGCTAATTATTAGTTGGATTTCTTCTGCTCTATATTAGGAAGGTACCATTACCATATTGCATCATCAAGCTTCAATCTCAATTTCAGAAAGAAACTTGTAATAgaaaaagaatcatcatcatgcgagagagagagactgatgTTACGCCAGAAAAGGGCGGACTACTTTTGAAGCGAAAGCTGATTCAAGGTAgggatgaagaaagaaaatagaagaaagattGAGAGAACATGGGAGGAAGAGAGAGGAGTGTTTCTGAAAAATAATACCTTTCtcaataatagaaataa
The Diospyros lotus cultivar Yz01 chromosome 12, ASM1463336v1, whole genome shotgun sequence DNA segment above includes these coding regions:
- the LOC127786980 gene encoding uncharacterized protein LOC127786980 translates to MQGNRGNGDPFFGFGDPFAGFGGFSGFAGPRSLLPGFFGGRDPFDDPFFTRPFGGVFESGFFGPAGNPFPDLHAPQILGHQVSQPNRPSRPIIEELNSDDEREQEDNEKKDKPRKHGRSNKEPYVEEPEDEAEGRKRKQMQYMNDLSRVKTTHSRPQTHSFTFQSSSVTYGSANGAYYTSSRARRTGSDGLTIDESREANTASGRASHQVSRGIHDKGHTVARKLNSDGRVGTMQTLHNLNEEELAGFEEAWKGKARKHLPAWSEGFNVHDVSGSSGQNGQASRSNLALPSTELGGVRSGVGETGPSYSKLLEKMKADAGERMGSSGARARRR